One genomic region from Buteo buteo chromosome 12, bButBut1.hap1.1, whole genome shotgun sequence encodes:
- the GTPBP2 gene encoding GTP-binding protein 2 isoform X4: MKWRLQEGRGEAVYQIGVEDNGLLVGLSEEEMRASLKTLRRMAEKVGADITVLREREVDYDSDVPRKITEVLVRKVPDNQQFLDLRVAVLGNVDSGKSTLLGVLTQGELDNGRGRARLNLFRHLHEIQSGRTSSISFEILGFNSKGEVVNYSDSRTAEEICESSSKMITFIDLAGHHKYLKTTIFGLTSYCPDFAMLVVSANTGIAGTTREHLGLAMALKVPFFIVISKVDLCSKATVERTVKQLERILKQPGCNKLPLLVNSDDDAVTAAQQFAQSPNITPIFTLSSVSGENLDLLKVFLNILPPLTNSKEQEELMQQLTEFQVDEIYTVPEVGTVVGGTLSSGICREGENLVVGPTDDGKFLRLKVCSIQRNRSACRVLRAGQAATLALGPFDRSLLRKGMVMVSPEMNPTICSVFEAEIVLLFHATTFRKGFQVTVHVGNVRQTAIVEKIHGKDKLRTGEKAVVCFKFIKHPEYLKIGAKLLFREGVTKGIGHVTDLQAIITKENGLEESLGPGQLSF, translated from the exons ATGAAGTGGCGACTACAGGAAGGCCGCGGTGAGGCTGTCTATCAGATCGGCGTGGAGGACAATGGGCTGCTTGTGGGCCTCTCAGAGGAGGAGATGCGTGCCTCGCTCAAGACACTGCGCCGTATGGCAGAGAA GGTTGGGGCTGACATTACGGTGCTGCGGGAGAGGGAGGTCGATTACGACAGTGATGTTCCAAGGAAGATAACGGAGGTGCTTGTCCGAAAGGTGCCTGACAACCAGCAG TTCTTAGACCTGCGAGTAGCTGTGCTGGGGAACGTGGACTCAGGGAAGTCAACCCTGTTGGGTGTCCTAACGCAAGGAGAGCTGGACAACGGGCGGGGCAGAGCACGCCTCAACCTCTTCCGGCACCTCCATGAAATCCAGTCAGGAAGAACGTCAAGCATCAGCTTTGAGATCCTCGGCTTCAACAGCAAAGGAGAG GTGGTAAATTACAGTGACTCCCGAACAGCAGAAGAGATCTGTGAGAGTTCTTCCAAAATGATCACTTTCATTGACCTGGCTGGCCACCACAAGTATCTGAAAACAACCATCTTTGGCCTCACCAGCTACTGCCCGGACTTTGCTATGCTGGTGGTTAGCGCCAACACTGGCATTG CAGGAACAACACGAGAGCATTTGGGCTTGGCCATGGCCCTCAAGGTCCCCTTCTTCATTGTCATCAGCAAAGTTGACTTATGTTCGAAAGCCACCGTGGAACGGACAGTGAAGCAGCTGGAGCGAATCCTGAAGCAGCCAGGCTGCAACAAGCTCCCCCTGCTTGTGAACTCAGATGACGATGCTGttacagcagcacagcagtttGCACAGTCTCCCAA CATCACCCCAATCTTCACACTGTCTAGTGTTTCTGGGGAGAACCTGGATCTCTTGAAAGTCTTCCTTAATATCCTCCCTCCACTGACCAACAGTAAAGAGCAGGAAGAACTAATGCAGCAACTCACAGAGTTTCAG GTTGATGAAATTTATACTGTGCCAGAGGTGGGGACTGTTGTGGGAGGAACTCTGTCGAG TGGGATCTGCCGAGAAGGGGAAAACCTGGTGGTCGGTCCCACTGATGACGGCAAGTTCCTCCGGCTGAAAGTGTGCAGTATCCAACGCAACCGCTCTGCCTGCCGTGTACTgcgggctgggcaggcagccaCGCTGGCCCTCGGACCCTTTGACCGCTCCCTGCTGCGCAAG GGCATGGTCATGGTGAGCCCAGAAATGAACCCCACCATCTGCTCAGTGTTTGAAGCCGAGATCGTGCTGTTGTTCCATGCCACGACTTTCCGGAAGGGCTTTCAGGTGACGGTGCACGTGGGGAATGTGCGACAGACTGCTATTGTAGAGAAGATCCATGGAAAG gacaAGCTGCGGACAGGAGAGAAGGCAGTCGTCTGTTTCAAGTTCATCAAGCATCCTGAATACTTGAAGATTGGAGCCAAGCTGCTTTTCCGTGAAGGAGTCACCAAAGGCATTGGGCATGTCACTGACCTCCAAGCGATCATCACCAAAGAAAACGGCCTGGAGGAGTCCCTGGGGCCTGGACAGCTGAGCTTCTGA
- the GTPBP2 gene encoding GTP-binding protein 2 isoform X3 encodes MDSRVSELFGGCCRPAGGGAGGPLRGRGGTAPGGGGGGSKAKKKNGRSRGGKANNPPYLPPEAEDGNIEYKLKLVNPSQYRFEHLVTQMKWRLQEGRGEAVYQIGVEDNGLLVGLSEEEMRASLKTLRRMAEKVGADITVLREREVDYDSDVPRKITEVLVRKVPDNQQFLDLRVAVLGNVDSGKSTLLGVLTQGELDNGRGRARLNLFRHLHEIQSGRTSSISFEILGFNSKGEVVNYSDSRTAEEICESSSKMITFIDLAGHHKYLKTTIFGLTSYCPDFAMLVVSANTGIAGTTREHLGLAMALKVPFFIVISKVDLCSKATVERTVKQLERILKQPGCNKLPLLVNSDDDAVTAAQQFAQSPNITPIFTLSSVSGENLDLLKVFLNILPPLTNSKEQEELMQQLTEFQVDEIYTVPEVGTVVGGTLSSGICREGENLVVGPTDDGKFLRLKVCSIQRNRSACRVLRAGQAATLALGPFDRSLLRKDKLRTGEKAVVCFKFIKHPEYLKIGAKLLFREGVTKGIGHVTDLQAIITKENGLEESLGPGQLSF; translated from the exons GGAAGGCCAACAACCCGCCGTACCTGCCGCCCGAG GCAGAAGATGGGAACATCGAGTACAAG CTAAAGCTAGTGAATCCCTCGCAATATCGCTTTGAGCACCTGGTGACACAGATGAAGTGGCGACTACAGGAAGGCCGCGGTGAGGCTGTCTATCAGATCGGCGTGGAGGACAATGGGCTGCTTGTGGGCCTCTCAGAGGAGGAGATGCGTGCCTCGCTCAAGACACTGCGCCGTATGGCAGAGAA GGTTGGGGCTGACATTACGGTGCTGCGGGAGAGGGAGGTCGATTACGACAGTGATGTTCCAAGGAAGATAACGGAGGTGCTTGTCCGAAAGGTGCCTGACAACCAGCAG TTCTTAGACCTGCGAGTAGCTGTGCTGGGGAACGTGGACTCAGGGAAGTCAACCCTGTTGGGTGTCCTAACGCAAGGAGAGCTGGACAACGGGCGGGGCAGAGCACGCCTCAACCTCTTCCGGCACCTCCATGAAATCCAGTCAGGAAGAACGTCAAGCATCAGCTTTGAGATCCTCGGCTTCAACAGCAAAGGAGAG GTGGTAAATTACAGTGACTCCCGAACAGCAGAAGAGATCTGTGAGAGTTCTTCCAAAATGATCACTTTCATTGACCTGGCTGGCCACCACAAGTATCTGAAAACAACCATCTTTGGCCTCACCAGCTACTGCCCGGACTTTGCTATGCTGGTGGTTAGCGCCAACACTGGCATTG CAGGAACAACACGAGAGCATTTGGGCTTGGCCATGGCCCTCAAGGTCCCCTTCTTCATTGTCATCAGCAAAGTTGACTTATGTTCGAAAGCCACCGTGGAACGGACAGTGAAGCAGCTGGAGCGAATCCTGAAGCAGCCAGGCTGCAACAAGCTCCCCCTGCTTGTGAACTCAGATGACGATGCTGttacagcagcacagcagtttGCACAGTCTCCCAA CATCACCCCAATCTTCACACTGTCTAGTGTTTCTGGGGAGAACCTGGATCTCTTGAAAGTCTTCCTTAATATCCTCCCTCCACTGACCAACAGTAAAGAGCAGGAAGAACTAATGCAGCAACTCACAGAGTTTCAG GTTGATGAAATTTATACTGTGCCAGAGGTGGGGACTGTTGTGGGAGGAACTCTGTCGAG TGGGATCTGCCGAGAAGGGGAAAACCTGGTGGTCGGTCCCACTGATGACGGCAAGTTCCTCCGGCTGAAAGTGTGCAGTATCCAACGCAACCGCTCTGCCTGCCGTGTACTgcgggctgggcaggcagccaCGCTGGCCCTCGGACCCTTTGACCGCTCCCTGCTGCGCAAG gacaAGCTGCGGACAGGAGAGAAGGCAGTCGTCTGTTTCAAGTTCATCAAGCATCCTGAATACTTGAAGATTGGAGCCAAGCTGCTTTTCCGTGAAGGAGTCACCAAAGGCATTGGGCATGTCACTGACCTCCAAGCGATCATCACCAAAGAAAACGGCCTGGAGGAGTCCCTGGGGCCTGGACAGCTGAGCTTCTGA
- the GTPBP2 gene encoding GTP-binding protein 2 isoform X2 — MDSRVSELFGGCCRPAGGGAGGPLRGRGGTAPGGGGGGSKAKKKNGRSRGGKANNPPYLPPELKLVNPSQYRFEHLVTQMKWRLQEGRGEAVYQIGVEDNGLLVGLSEEEMRASLKTLRRMAEKVGADITVLREREVDYDSDVPRKITEVLVRKVPDNQQFLDLRVAVLGNVDSGKSTLLGVLTQGELDNGRGRARLNLFRHLHEIQSGRTSSISFEILGFNSKGEVVNYSDSRTAEEICESSSKMITFIDLAGHHKYLKTTIFGLTSYCPDFAMLVVSANTGIAGTTREHLGLAMALKVPFFIVISKVDLCSKATVERTVKQLERILKQPGCNKLPLLVNSDDDAVTAAQQFAQSPNITPIFTLSSVSGENLDLLKVFLNILPPLTNSKEQEELMQQLTEFQVDEIYTVPEVGTVVGGTLSSGICREGENLVVGPTDDGKFLRLKVCSIQRNRSACRVLRAGQAATLALGPFDRSLLRKGMVMVSPEMNPTICSVFEAEIVLLFHATTFRKGFQVTVHVGNVRQTAIVEKIHGKDKLRTGEKAVVCFKFIKHPEYLKIGAKLLFREGVTKGIGHVTDLQAIITKENGLEESLGPGQLSF, encoded by the exons GGAAGGCCAACAACCCGCCGTACCTGCCGCCCGAG CTAAAGCTAGTGAATCCCTCGCAATATCGCTTTGAGCACCTGGTGACACAGATGAAGTGGCGACTACAGGAAGGCCGCGGTGAGGCTGTCTATCAGATCGGCGTGGAGGACAATGGGCTGCTTGTGGGCCTCTCAGAGGAGGAGATGCGTGCCTCGCTCAAGACACTGCGCCGTATGGCAGAGAA GGTTGGGGCTGACATTACGGTGCTGCGGGAGAGGGAGGTCGATTACGACAGTGATGTTCCAAGGAAGATAACGGAGGTGCTTGTCCGAAAGGTGCCTGACAACCAGCAG TTCTTAGACCTGCGAGTAGCTGTGCTGGGGAACGTGGACTCAGGGAAGTCAACCCTGTTGGGTGTCCTAACGCAAGGAGAGCTGGACAACGGGCGGGGCAGAGCACGCCTCAACCTCTTCCGGCACCTCCATGAAATCCAGTCAGGAAGAACGTCAAGCATCAGCTTTGAGATCCTCGGCTTCAACAGCAAAGGAGAG GTGGTAAATTACAGTGACTCCCGAACAGCAGAAGAGATCTGTGAGAGTTCTTCCAAAATGATCACTTTCATTGACCTGGCTGGCCACCACAAGTATCTGAAAACAACCATCTTTGGCCTCACCAGCTACTGCCCGGACTTTGCTATGCTGGTGGTTAGCGCCAACACTGGCATTG CAGGAACAACACGAGAGCATTTGGGCTTGGCCATGGCCCTCAAGGTCCCCTTCTTCATTGTCATCAGCAAAGTTGACTTATGTTCGAAAGCCACCGTGGAACGGACAGTGAAGCAGCTGGAGCGAATCCTGAAGCAGCCAGGCTGCAACAAGCTCCCCCTGCTTGTGAACTCAGATGACGATGCTGttacagcagcacagcagtttGCACAGTCTCCCAA CATCACCCCAATCTTCACACTGTCTAGTGTTTCTGGGGAGAACCTGGATCTCTTGAAAGTCTTCCTTAATATCCTCCCTCCACTGACCAACAGTAAAGAGCAGGAAGAACTAATGCAGCAACTCACAGAGTTTCAG GTTGATGAAATTTATACTGTGCCAGAGGTGGGGACTGTTGTGGGAGGAACTCTGTCGAG TGGGATCTGCCGAGAAGGGGAAAACCTGGTGGTCGGTCCCACTGATGACGGCAAGTTCCTCCGGCTGAAAGTGTGCAGTATCCAACGCAACCGCTCTGCCTGCCGTGTACTgcgggctgggcaggcagccaCGCTGGCCCTCGGACCCTTTGACCGCTCCCTGCTGCGCAAG GGCATGGTCATGGTGAGCCCAGAAATGAACCCCACCATCTGCTCAGTGTTTGAAGCCGAGATCGTGCTGTTGTTCCATGCCACGACTTTCCGGAAGGGCTTTCAGGTGACGGTGCACGTGGGGAATGTGCGACAGACTGCTATTGTAGAGAAGATCCATGGAAAG gacaAGCTGCGGACAGGAGAGAAGGCAGTCGTCTGTTTCAAGTTCATCAAGCATCCTGAATACTTGAAGATTGGAGCCAAGCTGCTTTTCCGTGAAGGAGTCACCAAAGGCATTGGGCATGTCACTGACCTCCAAGCGATCATCACCAAAGAAAACGGCCTGGAGGAGTCCCTGGGGCCTGGACAGCTGAGCTTCTGA
- the GTPBP2 gene encoding GTP-binding protein 2 isoform X1, with protein sequence MDSRVSELFGGCCRPAGGGAGGPLRGRGGTAPGGGGGGSKAKKKNGRSRGGKANNPPYLPPEAEDGNIEYKLKLVNPSQYRFEHLVTQMKWRLQEGRGEAVYQIGVEDNGLLVGLSEEEMRASLKTLRRMAEKVGADITVLREREVDYDSDVPRKITEVLVRKVPDNQQFLDLRVAVLGNVDSGKSTLLGVLTQGELDNGRGRARLNLFRHLHEIQSGRTSSISFEILGFNSKGEVVNYSDSRTAEEICESSSKMITFIDLAGHHKYLKTTIFGLTSYCPDFAMLVVSANTGIAGTTREHLGLAMALKVPFFIVISKVDLCSKATVERTVKQLERILKQPGCNKLPLLVNSDDDAVTAAQQFAQSPNITPIFTLSSVSGENLDLLKVFLNILPPLTNSKEQEELMQQLTEFQVDEIYTVPEVGTVVGGTLSSGICREGENLVVGPTDDGKFLRLKVCSIQRNRSACRVLRAGQAATLALGPFDRSLLRKGMVMVSPEMNPTICSVFEAEIVLLFHATTFRKGFQVTVHVGNVRQTAIVEKIHGKDKLRTGEKAVVCFKFIKHPEYLKIGAKLLFREGVTKGIGHVTDLQAIITKENGLEESLGPGQLSF encoded by the exons GGAAGGCCAACAACCCGCCGTACCTGCCGCCCGAG GCAGAAGATGGGAACATCGAGTACAAG CTAAAGCTAGTGAATCCCTCGCAATATCGCTTTGAGCACCTGGTGACACAGATGAAGTGGCGACTACAGGAAGGCCGCGGTGAGGCTGTCTATCAGATCGGCGTGGAGGACAATGGGCTGCTTGTGGGCCTCTCAGAGGAGGAGATGCGTGCCTCGCTCAAGACACTGCGCCGTATGGCAGAGAA GGTTGGGGCTGACATTACGGTGCTGCGGGAGAGGGAGGTCGATTACGACAGTGATGTTCCAAGGAAGATAACGGAGGTGCTTGTCCGAAAGGTGCCTGACAACCAGCAG TTCTTAGACCTGCGAGTAGCTGTGCTGGGGAACGTGGACTCAGGGAAGTCAACCCTGTTGGGTGTCCTAACGCAAGGAGAGCTGGACAACGGGCGGGGCAGAGCACGCCTCAACCTCTTCCGGCACCTCCATGAAATCCAGTCAGGAAGAACGTCAAGCATCAGCTTTGAGATCCTCGGCTTCAACAGCAAAGGAGAG GTGGTAAATTACAGTGACTCCCGAACAGCAGAAGAGATCTGTGAGAGTTCTTCCAAAATGATCACTTTCATTGACCTGGCTGGCCACCACAAGTATCTGAAAACAACCATCTTTGGCCTCACCAGCTACTGCCCGGACTTTGCTATGCTGGTGGTTAGCGCCAACACTGGCATTG CAGGAACAACACGAGAGCATTTGGGCTTGGCCATGGCCCTCAAGGTCCCCTTCTTCATTGTCATCAGCAAAGTTGACTTATGTTCGAAAGCCACCGTGGAACGGACAGTGAAGCAGCTGGAGCGAATCCTGAAGCAGCCAGGCTGCAACAAGCTCCCCCTGCTTGTGAACTCAGATGACGATGCTGttacagcagcacagcagtttGCACAGTCTCCCAA CATCACCCCAATCTTCACACTGTCTAGTGTTTCTGGGGAGAACCTGGATCTCTTGAAAGTCTTCCTTAATATCCTCCCTCCACTGACCAACAGTAAAGAGCAGGAAGAACTAATGCAGCAACTCACAGAGTTTCAG GTTGATGAAATTTATACTGTGCCAGAGGTGGGGACTGTTGTGGGAGGAACTCTGTCGAG TGGGATCTGCCGAGAAGGGGAAAACCTGGTGGTCGGTCCCACTGATGACGGCAAGTTCCTCCGGCTGAAAGTGTGCAGTATCCAACGCAACCGCTCTGCCTGCCGTGTACTgcgggctgggcaggcagccaCGCTGGCCCTCGGACCCTTTGACCGCTCCCTGCTGCGCAAG GGCATGGTCATGGTGAGCCCAGAAATGAACCCCACCATCTGCTCAGTGTTTGAAGCCGAGATCGTGCTGTTGTTCCATGCCACGACTTTCCGGAAGGGCTTTCAGGTGACGGTGCACGTGGGGAATGTGCGACAGACTGCTATTGTAGAGAAGATCCATGGAAAG gacaAGCTGCGGACAGGAGAGAAGGCAGTCGTCTGTTTCAAGTTCATCAAGCATCCTGAATACTTGAAGATTGGAGCCAAGCTGCTTTTCCGTGAAGGAGTCACCAAAGGCATTGGGCATGTCACTGACCTCCAAGCGATCATCACCAAAGAAAACGGCCTGGAGGAGTCCCTGGGGCCTGGACAGCTGAGCTTCTGA